The following proteins are encoded in a genomic region of Nicotiana sylvestris chromosome 4, ASM39365v2, whole genome shotgun sequence:
- the LOC138889352 gene encoding uncharacterized protein, which produces MLGHDTEKCWRLRQAIQDLIDTNKIEVQASEAPNINQNPLPAHHEAHMIELVYEGGEPRKPSQTVMMIQAAPKEKSTGGEAGVQLKREDVKPVVILGKNPSTATKKPEPAKLVGSGTLSTPVVVLKGVYRELVTIKPVVQLLVIDSKVVPWKYEKAVVMYKGKQVEEDSCEAQRLTRSGRCFAPVELRRSNPAVAKKPVSEEEVEEFLKKMKVQDYSVVEQLKKTPAQISLLSLLIHSDEHRRALMKILNEAHVPNEISVNHLETIADKIFEVNRVTFSDDDLPVEGTEHNKTLYLTVKYEELAVTRALVDNGSSANIFPLSTLNQLKIDHGRIHKNNICVRGFDGGGTATVGDIILELTIGPVRFTIEFQVLDVVVFYNLLLG; this is translated from the coding sequence atgctagggcatgatactgaaaaatgttggaggttgaggcaggccatacaagatcttattgataccaacaagattgaggtccAGGCgtcggaggcacccaacatcaaccagaacccattgccagcacaccacgaagctcacatgatcgagttggtgtatgagggaggagagccgaggaaaccctcacagacagtgatgatgatccaggccgctccgaaagaaaaATCAACCGGTGGGGAAGCAGGGGTGCAGTTGAAgagggaagatgtcaagccagtggtgatactAGGGAAGAATCCGtccaccgcaacaaagaaaccagagccagccaaattggtagGATCAGGGACATTATCCACACCCGTAGTTGTATTGAAAGGGGtctacagggaactggtcaccataaagccagTAGTTCAATTActagtgattgatagcaaggttgtgccttggaaatacgaaaAGGctgtggtgatgtacaaaggaaagcaagtggaggaggatagttgtgaggcgcagagactgactcgatcgggacggtgttttgctccagtggagttgcgaaggtccaacccagcagtAGCAAAGAAACCTGTGTCGGAAGAAGAGGTggaggaattcttgaaaaagatgaaagtgcaggattattctgTTGttgaacagttgaagaaaacaccggcccagatctcgttgttgtcactattgatccattcggatgagcatcgccgggccctgatgaagatactgaatgaagctcatgtgcccaacgaaatttcagtaaaccaccttgaaacAATTGCCGACAaaattttcgaggtaaacagggtaacgttctcgGATGACgatctgccagtggaaggcaCGGAACACAATAAAactctctacttgactgtcaaataTGAAGAATTGGCAGTCACTCgggcgttggtggataacggttcgagTGCCAATATTtttccattatccaccctgaaccagttgaagatcgaccatggtagaatccacaagaacaacatttgcgtccgaggatttgacggaggtggaacagccaccgtgggggatattatacttgagttgaccatcggtccggtTCGGTTTACCATagagttccaggtattagatgtcgTGGTATTTTATAACCTTCTATTGGGATGA